AAGCCTTGGTTAATAATGAACTCCCCGGGAACAGATCCCACGAGGTAGTTCATTATTCTGGATTGAAACGATTGCGCTCTACTAGAAAACCGCCTCAACTATTTTTCGTGCATTATCGGAAACACCGTAAGTGTACATATGCAAACTTGGAACATTGTGCGCGACCAAATCTTTGGATTGGTGAATGGCCCATTCAGTCCCTACAATTTTGGCATCGTCGTTATTCTTACACTTTGCCAGCTCGGTTGACAACTCTTGAGGAAGATCGATTGCAAATATTTTTGGCAATACCGTCAACTGGCTTTTCATGTTGATGGGCTTAACTCCCGGAATAATCGGCACTGTAATTCCATTTGCCCGGCATTTTTCTACAAAGTTGTAATACACCTGATTATCGAAAAACATTTGAGTAACAATGTAATCAGCACCAGCCCCAACTTTTTGTTTCAGGCGATCCATGTCTGTATCAAAGTTGGGTGATTCAAAGTGCTTTTCGGGGTAGCCAGCAACCCCAATGCAAAAATCGAGTGGTGAATTATTCTTTAAATCCGGCTCTAAATATTTACCTTCCCTGAGGTTTACAATCTGCTCCACCAGCTCGTTGGCATTTCCATTACCATCCGGATTTGGACGAAAAATATGGTCTGTTTTTAAGCCGTCGCCACGCAAAGCCAGCACATTTTTGATTCCCATAAAGTTCAGGTCAATCAGCACGTGTTCGGTTTCGCTTTTCGAAAAACCGCCGCACAAAATATGTGGTACTACCGGAATCCCGTATTTGTGTTGAATAGCTGCTGCAATAGCCACTGTTCCGGGACGTTTTCGAACCGTGCGTTTTTCAATCGTTCCATCCGGCAATTCTTTAAAAACCATCTCATCGCGGTGGGTTGTGATATTAATATACTTCGGATCATAATCAATCAGATTTTCAATCGTCCTGTAAATATTACTTGCATCATTTCCCTTAAGGGGAGGGAGCAGCTCAAACGAAAAAACCGTTTTATCGCTGTTGTTGATGATGTCGCTAACTTTCATTTTGCCTACTTTTTAAACAGATTTTCTATTTTCTTTCCAGCCTTATTGGTTTCTCTTTCCAGTTGTTCTTCAACCGAATTGTTGAAGTGAAAAACCATATCGAGCACAAACATAAACACCATTCCTATAACAAATGTAATAAATGCCTTCTTTGCAGAATTATTCATTATCATTTAATTTTTATACACCTTTATAATTCAAGTTAACCGGCAAAAACTGCTCTACCAAATCAACCGAAACACCCTTGCGCGTAGCGTAATCTTCCACCTGATCTTTTCCAATTTTCTCCAAACTGAAATAACGTGATTCGGGATGAGCAAAGAACTGTCCGCACACAGCAGCAGTAGGATACATAGCATAATGCTCCGAAAGAGTAATGCCAATTTTCTGAGCTCCGAGCACCTCAAAAAGGTTCTCTTTTTCGTGGTGCTCCGGACACGCCGGATAGCCCATTGCGGGACGAATTCCCTGGTATTTCACTTTCAGAATGTCGTCCCAGCTTAAGTCTTCATCGGATGCATATCCCCAGTATTCACGGCGCACTTTTTCATGTAATAACTCTGCAAAAGCCTCGGCCAATCGATCGGCCAGCGCTTCGAGCATGATTGCATTATAATCGTCGTGATCCGCTTTAAACTCAGCCATCCACTTTTCAATTCCAATGCCGGCAGTTACGGCAAAGGCACCGCAATAATCGGTTTTATCAATCTCTTTTGGTGCCACAAAATCAGCCAAACAGAAATTCGGCGAACCTTCGCGCTTCTTTTCTTGCTGACGCAGGTGATAAAATCTGCCAAGTTCTTTTTCGCGCGCTTCATCATCAAACAGAACAATGTCGTCGCCGTCGGAATGTGCCGGCCAAATGCCATAAATTCCG
The genomic region above belongs to uncultured Sunxiuqinia sp. and contains:
- the metF gene encoding methylenetetrahydrofolate reductase [NAD(P)H], which gives rise to MKVSDIINNSDKTVFSFELLPPLKGNDASNIYRTIENLIDYDPKYINITTHRDEMVFKELPDGTIEKRTVRKRPGTVAIAAAIQHKYGIPVVPHILCGGFSKSETEHVLIDLNFMGIKNVLALRGDGLKTDHIFRPNPDGNGNANELVEQIVNLREGKYLEPDLKNNSPLDFCIGVAGYPEKHFESPNFDTDMDRLKQKVGAGADYIVTQMFFDNQVYYNFVEKCRANGITVPIIPGVKPINMKSQLTVLPKIFAIDLPQELSTELAKCKNNDDAKIVGTEWAIHQSKDLVAHNVPSLHMYTYGVSDNARKIVEAVF